TGCGGTCGTCGTTGGCCAGCTGGATGCGGCGGTCCTCCAACAGACCGCGCCAACCGTCGAGGAAACCGACCACCGACGAGCCGTAACGCTGATCGCACGTCCGCACGACCGCCCGGATCACCGCGTTCAGGCCTGGACAGTCACCGCCTCCGGTGAGAACTCCGATCCGCATGCCTTACATACTCCCCTGTCAGAGCGCGGATGGCAGCGGACCGCGCGCTGCCTCGTAAGCCGCGCCGACGCGGTAGAGCCGGTCGTCGGCGAGCGCAGGGGCCATGATCTGCAGGCCGACCGGCAAACCGTCGTCGGGCGAGAGGCCCGACGGCACCGACATGCCGCAGTGCCCGGCCAGGTTCAGCGGCAATGTGCACAGGTCGAACAGGTACATGGCCAGCGGGTCGTCGACTTTCTCCCCGAGCGGGAACGCGGTGGTCGGCGTGGCGGGCGACACCAGCACGTCGACGCTCTCATAGGCGCGGTCCAGGTCCCGCGCGATCAACGTGCGAACCTTCTGGGCCTGGTTGTAGTAGGCGTCGTAGTAGCCCGCCGAGAGCGCGTACGTGCCGATCATGATGCGGCGCTTGACTTCTGGGCCGAAACCGGCGGCACGCGTGAGTGCCATGACCTCTTCGGCACTGTGAGTGCCGTCGTCGCCGACACGCAGGCCGAACCGCATCGCGTCGAAACGCGCGAGGTTGCTCGACACCTCCGACGGCAGGATCAGGTAGTAGGCCGCCATGGCGTGGTCGAAGTGCGGGCAGTCCACCTCGGTCACCTCGGCGCCCAGCGCGGTCAACTGCTCGACGGCGGCGTTGAACGACTCCAGCACTCCCGGCTGGTAGCCGTCACCGCGCAGCTGCTTGACCACGCCGACGCGCACGCCTCTGAGGTCACCGGAGGCACCGGCCTTCGCCGCGGCGACCACATCGGGTACCGCGGCGTCCACCGACGTCGAGTCACGCGCGTCGTGGCCGGCGATCACCGCGTGCAGCAGCGCGGTGTCCAGCACCGTGCGAGCGCACGGGCCGCCCTGGTCGAGTGAGGAGGCACACGCGATCAGCCCGTACCGGGACACCGTGCCGTAGGTGGGCTTGACGCCGACGGTCGCGGTCAGCGCGGCCGGCTGGCGGATGGAACCGCCGGTGTCCGACCCGATGGCCAGCGGTGCCTGATACGCCGCCAGGGCCGCGGCGCTGCCGCCGCCGGAGCCGCCAGGCACACGCTCGGTGTTCCACGGGTTGCGCGTGGGACCGTACGCCGAGTTCTCGGTCGAGCTGCCCATGGCGAACTCGTCCATGTTGGTCTTGCCGAGGATCGGGATGCCCGCGGCGCGCAGCTTGACCGTCACGGTCGCGTCGTACGGTGAGCGCCAGCCTTCGAGGATCTTCGAACCGCAGGTCGTGGGCATGTCAGTCGTGGTGAACACGTCCTTGAGCGCCAGCGGCACGCCGGCCAGCGGGGACGGGAGCTGCTCACCGGCCGCGACCGCGGCGTCGATCCGGGCCGCCTCGGCCAGCGCGGAATCGGCGGCGACGTGCAGGAACGCGTTGAACCGGTCGTCGGTGGCGGCGATCTGGTCCAGGTGGGCCTGGGTGACCTCGGTCGACGACAGCTCCTTGGCCGCGATCTTGGCGCCGAGGGTTGCCGCGTCGCTCCTGATCAGTTCGGTGCTCATTCGGGCTCCCCCAGAATCCTCGGTACCGCGAACCGGCCCTCGGCCGCTTTCGGTGCGGCCGCCAGCGCCTCGTCCTGGGCCAGGCTCGGCAGCACCGCGTCGGGCCGGGTCACGTTGACGTCCTTGAGTGGGTTGTCGGTGGGCTCCACGCCGGTGACGTCAACGGACTGGATCTGGCTGACATAGCCGAGGATCGCGTCCAATTGGCCGGCGAAACCGTCCAGCTCGTCTTCGGTCAGCGCCAGCCGGGCCAGTCGAGCCAGGTGGGCGACCTCGTCTCGGGAGATCTGTGACACGACAAAGCAGCCTAGTCACCGGTGGTGGGGGTCGGGGCCACAGGGCGGGAGCGAAGCGACCGGACATGCTCACGTGAGCACGCTGTGAAACAGTGTTGGCCGTGCCTTCGTATCTGCTGCGCGTCCAACTGGAGGACCGGCCCGGCAGCCTCGGCTCGCTGGCGGTCGCCCTCGGCTCGGTCGGCGCAGACATCCTGTCGCTCGACGTCGTCGAGCGTGGGCCCGGCTTCGCGATCGACGATCTGGTCGTCGAGCTGCCCGCCGGGTCCATGCCCGACACCCTGATCACGGCCGCGGAGAACCTGTCCGGTGTATACGTCGACAGCATCCGCCCGCATACCGGTCTGCTTGAGGCGCACCGTGAGCTCGAGCTGATCGATCACATCGCGGCGGCGCGCACCAAGGGCGACAAGTTGCAGGTTCTCGCCGCCGAGGCGCCGCGCGTGCTGCGCGTCGGGTGGTGCACGGTGGTGCGGTCCACCGGCGACAGCGCCGAACGCCTCGCTGCCAGCAATGGCGCGCCGGAGACGCAGGCCACGACCGCGCCGTGGTTGCCGCTGCAGCACGCCGCGGCGCTCGATGAGACAGAAGACTGGGTGCCGCAGGTGTGGCGCGACATGGACACGACCCTGGCGGCGGCGCCGCTCGGCGACCATGACACCGCGGTGATGCTCGGCAGGCCCGGCGGTCCCGGGTTCCGGCCGTCGGAGGTTGCCCGGCTGGGGTATCTCGCCGGGATCGTCGCGACGATACTTCGCTGACCCACCCCGATTTTGCGCGGAGGGCGTGCCGTGCGAGCTGTTAGCGTGGCCGCAGAGGTTCGACGACTGCATCCGCCACGGAAGGCCCTGTGTGGGAACGCTGCTGATTGTCCTTGCTGTCCTGTTGTTCATCGCCGCGGCCGTGGTTCTGGTCATCGCGCTGCGCAAACCGGGCGGGGCGCAACAACCACGCGCGCGCCAGGATCCGTTGAGGTTCGCCGAGATGCCGCGGTTCGGGCCCGCCCAACTGGGCCCGGGCGCGATCGTGAGCCACGGCGGGATCGACTATGTGGTGCGCGGTTCGGTCACCCTGCGCGAGGGTCCGTTCGTGTGGTGGGAGCACCTGCTCGAAGGCGGCCAGGAGCCGGTCTGGTTCAGTGT
This genomic window from Mycolicibacterium goodii contains:
- the gatA gene encoding Asp-tRNA(Asn)/Glu-tRNA(Gln) amidotransferase subunit GatA encodes the protein MSTELIRSDAATLGAKIAAKELSSTEVTQAHLDQIAATDDRFNAFLHVAADSALAEAARIDAAVAAGEQLPSPLAGVPLALKDVFTTTDMPTTCGSKILEGWRSPYDATVTVKLRAAGIPILGKTNMDEFAMGSSTENSAYGPTRNPWNTERVPGGSGGGSAAALAAYQAPLAIGSDTGGSIRQPAALTATVGVKPTYGTVSRYGLIACASSLDQGGPCARTVLDTALLHAVIAGHDARDSTSVDAAVPDVVAAAKAGASGDLRGVRVGVVKQLRGDGYQPGVLESFNAAVEQLTALGAEVTEVDCPHFDHAMAAYYLILPSEVSSNLARFDAMRFGLRVGDDGTHSAEEVMALTRAAGFGPEVKRRIMIGTYALSAGYYDAYYNQAQKVRTLIARDLDRAYESVDVLVSPATPTTAFPLGEKVDDPLAMYLFDLCTLPLNLAGHCGMSVPSGLSPDDGLPVGLQIMAPALADDRLYRVGAAYEAARGPLPSAL
- the gatC gene encoding Asp-tRNA(Asn)/Glu-tRNA(Gln) amidotransferase subunit GatC, encoding MSQISRDEVAHLARLARLALTEDELDGFAGQLDAILGYVSQIQSVDVTGVEPTDNPLKDVNVTRPDAVLPSLAQDEALAAAPKAAEGRFAVPRILGEPE
- a CDS encoding amino acid-binding protein, which encodes MPSYLLRVQLEDRPGSLGSLAVALGSVGADILSLDVVERGPGFAIDDLVVELPAGSMPDTLITAAENLSGVYVDSIRPHTGLLEAHRELELIDHIAAARTKGDKLQVLAAEAPRVLRVGWCTVVRSTGDSAERLAASNGAPETQATTAPWLPLQHAAALDETEDWVPQVWRDMDTTLAAAPLGDHDTAVMLGRPGGPGFRPSEVARLGYLAGIVATILR